Proteins from one Vicia villosa cultivar HV-30 ecotype Madison, WI unplaced genomic scaffold, Vvil1.0 ctg.002577F_1_1, whole genome shotgun sequence genomic window:
- the LOC131639281 gene encoding uncharacterized protein LOC131639281: MAPPLKTGSRNISYTFLNPNLDSLECLVKKITPDETTRFREKYGYILSLLKMPFTKYEQEGVHTLLQFYNPSLRCFTFPDYLLVPTLEEYSLFLGFPIKKGEVPYYGTMEAPTSIEISKALYLSKSVVDANLSERGRYQGFHMEFLVKRGCDAAEAKEWDTFRAILALSIYGVLMFPNVPDFVDMSAIHLFILQNPVPTLLGDVYHSVHQKNRQKKGLVRCFAPLLYRWFRSHLPDRGAFVDSRHTSKWAERIMGLRAKDIIWYNRSLEDKEVIMSCGRFNNVPLMGVRGGINDNPVLARRTYGYAFVNPPEQSEIAENLFYHVATNTGQMAEVVQAWKNICWRDKKHFGQRDCATYENYTKWVETVANTQGMPFPIKDPLYPPVGAQPNIVSMPQLEELYAKGSTSQKRPRVVVDPKSTKIQERKIKEHYEDQLAELTKRLQIQTDIAKSEKARRKKADKLLLERQARIEGCYEEIRKLKGRVEEKGQSDTQAQEEARGWELRSRYLETMHFRKDLLIQEVIKRPTHAETKKLIFCTSNVVVELMDYGCLSWLRFVISHYLVVLVRDKAKNS, encoded by the exons ATGGCTCCTCCATTGAAGACTGGTAGTCGCAACATCTCCTACACATTTCTAAATCCGAATCTGGATTCTCTCGAGTGTTTGGTTAAGAAGATCACGCCGGATGAAACAACCAGGTTCCGTGAAAAGTATGGGTATATTCTGAGTCTTCTCAAGATGCCATTCACCAAATACGAGCAAGAAGGAGTTCATACCTTGCTTCAGTTCTACAACCCTTCTCTCCGTTGCTTCACGTTCCCTGACTACCTTTTGGTTCCCACATTGGAAGAATATTCTCTTTTCCTCGGTTTTCCGATCAAGAAGGGAGAAGTTCCGTACTATGGCACCATGGAGGCTCCCACTTCTATTGAAATCTccaaggctctttatttgagcaagtcagtTGTTGATGCAAATCTTTCCGAGAGAGGAAGATATCAGGGTTTTCATATGGAGTTCCTGGTCAAAAGAGGGTGTGATGCTGCTGAAGCGAAAGAATGGGACACTTTTAGGGCTATCCTGGCTCTAAGTATCTATGGTGTCCTAATGTTCCCGAACGTGCCTGATTTTGTTGATATGAGTGCAATCCATTTGTTCATTCTACAGAATCCTGTTCCTACACTCTTGGGGGATGTTTATCATTCAGTTCATCAAAAGAATCGtcaaaagaagggtttggtcagATGTTTTGCTCCTTTGCTATACCGTTGGTTCAGATCACATTTGCCTGATCGTGGAGCTTTCGTTGATAGTAGGCACACCTCTAAATGGGCTGAAAGGATTATGGGACTTAGAGCCAAAGACATTATATGGTATAACAGATCTTTGGAAGACAAGGAGGTTATCATGAGTTGTGGAAGGTTCAATAATGTGCCCCTCATGGGTGTTAGAGGTGGGATCAATGATAATCCCGTCTTGGCTAGGAGAACTTACGGATATGCTTTCGTCAATCCTCCTGAGCAATCTGAGATTGCTGAAAACCTTTTTTATCATGTAGCCACCAACACTGGGCAGATGGCAGAAGTTGTGCAAGCCTGGAAGAACATTTGTTGGAGAGACAAGAAGCATTTTGGTCAAAGGGACTGTGCGACTTATGAAAACTATACTAAGTGGGTCGAAACTGTGGCTAATACCCAAGGGATGCCTTTCCCTATTAAGGATCCTTTGTACCCTCCTGTTGGCGCACAACCCAACATCGTCTCCATGCCTC agcttgaagagTTGTATGCCAAGGGAAGCACTTCTCAGAAGAGGCCGAGAGTGGTTGTCGATCCCAAGTCCACTAAAATTCAAGAGAGGAAGATCAAAGAGCATTATGAGGATCAGTTGGCGGAATTGACAAAGAGGCTCCAAATCCAGACTGATATAGCCAAATCAGAGAAAGCCCGTCGAAAGAAAGCAGACAAGCTCCTTCTGGAACGTCAGGCAAGGATTGAAGGGTGTTATGAAGAGATTCGCAAGTTGAAGGGTCGAGTGGAGGAAAAGGGGCAAAGTGATACTCAAGCTCAAGAGGAGGCCAGAGGTTGGGAATTGAGAAGCCGTTACTTGGAGACCATGCATTTCAGAAAGGACCTATTGATTCAAGAAGTTATTAAAAGACCAACCCATGCTGAGACCAAAAAGct aatattttgtacttcaaacGTGGTTGTGGAATTAATGGATTATGGTTGTTTATCTTGGTTGCGCTTCGTTATTTCTCATTATCTTGTGGTGTTGGTTCGAGACAAAGCCAAAAATTCTTGA